One genomic window of Micromonospora sp. WMMD1128 includes the following:
- a CDS encoding isochorismatase family protein, whose translation MANALIIVDVQNDFCEGGSLAVGGGAGVAGDISRLLAADPGRWDHVVATKDYHIDPGAHFGDPPDFVDSWPRHCVVGTSGSEFHPELETGRVEAVFHKGEHAAAYSGFEGHAPDGEGLADWLRRHDVDRVDVVGIATDHCVRATALDAAREGFRTTVLLDLTAAVAPETLDVALRALDGAGVTMVGEPVIRTA comes from the coding sequence ATGGCTAACGCCCTGATCATCGTGGACGTGCAGAACGACTTCTGCGAGGGCGGCTCCCTCGCGGTCGGCGGCGGGGCCGGGGTGGCCGGCGACATCTCCCGGCTGCTCGCCGCCGACCCGGGCCGGTGGGACCACGTGGTCGCGACGAAGGACTACCACATCGACCCGGGCGCGCACTTCGGCGACCCGCCGGACTTCGTCGACTCGTGGCCCCGGCACTGCGTGGTCGGCACGTCCGGCTCCGAGTTCCACCCCGAGCTGGAGACCGGCCGGGTGGAGGCGGTCTTCCACAAGGGCGAGCACGCGGCGGCGTACTCGGGCTTCGAGGGGCACGCGCCCGACGGCGAGGGCCTGGCCGACTGGCTGCGCCGCCACGACGTGGACCGGGTCGACGTGGTCGGCATCGCCACCGACCACTGCGTCCGCGCGACCGCGCTGGACGCCGCGCGGGAGGGTTTCCGCACCACCGTGCTGCTGGACCTGACCGCCGCCGTCGCGCCGGAGACGCTCGACGTGGCGCTGCGCGCGCTCGACGGCGCCGGGGTGACCATGGTGGGTGAGCCTGTGATCAGGACCGCTTGA
- a CDS encoding MFS transporter, producing the protein MKPYREALALPGLRSLLLVSVLARIPLTAVGVTLTFYVVLDLGRGYGAAGLVGAAATVGAALGAPLLGRLVDRRGLRPVLLLTTVAEAVFWAAAPTLSYPVLLPTAFLAGLLALPVFSLVRQSIAALVPVEQRRPAYALDSMSVELSFMVGPALAVALATAVTPRLTLWAVGAGIVASGVCFWLLDPPTRAADEPAGPQRPVPRREWLTPRLLAVLAVSLAATLVLGGTDVAVVAVLRAGGEVGWTGAVLAAWAVASLVGGFAYGAVSRSFPPLALMAALSLTTIPVGLGGSHWWLLCLALIPTGALCAPTIASTADAVSRLVPAGVRGMAMGLHGSAVTVGIALGAPLAGAVIDASAPAWGFAVTGAIGVLVALAVLPVELRHRRARSAATSEPDLASVTP; encoded by the coding sequence ATGAAGCCCTACCGGGAGGCGCTCGCCCTGCCCGGCCTGCGGTCGCTGCTGCTGGTGTCGGTGCTGGCCCGCATCCCGCTGACCGCGGTCGGGGTGACGCTCACCTTCTACGTGGTGCTCGACCTGGGGCGGGGCTACGGCGCCGCCGGCCTGGTCGGCGCCGCCGCGACCGTCGGCGCCGCGCTCGGCGCCCCGCTGCTGGGCCGGCTGGTCGACCGCCGGGGGCTGCGGCCGGTGCTGCTGCTCACCACGGTCGCCGAGGCCGTGTTCTGGGCTGCCGCACCCACCCTGTCCTACCCGGTGCTGCTGCCCACCGCGTTCCTGGCCGGGCTGCTCGCCCTGCCGGTCTTCTCGTTGGTCCGCCAGTCGATCGCCGCGCTGGTCCCGGTGGAGCAACGCCGTCCGGCGTACGCGCTGGACTCCATGTCGGTGGAGCTGTCGTTCATGGTCGGCCCGGCCCTCGCGGTGGCCCTGGCCACCGCCGTCACACCGCGCCTCACGCTCTGGGCGGTGGGTGCCGGGATCGTCGCCTCCGGCGTCTGCTTCTGGCTGCTGGATCCGCCGACCCGGGCGGCCGACGAGCCGGCCGGGCCGCAACGCCCGGTGCCCCGCCGGGAGTGGCTCACCCCGCGCCTGCTCGCCGTGCTGGCGGTCAGCCTGGCCGCCACCCTGGTGCTGGGCGGCACCGACGTGGCCGTGGTGGCGGTGCTCCGCGCCGGCGGTGAGGTCGGCTGGACCGGCGCGGTGCTGGCCGCCTGGGCGGTCGCCTCCCTGGTCGGCGGCTTCGCCTACGGCGCGGTCAGTCGCTCGTTCCCGCCGCTGGCGCTGATGGCGGCGCTCAGCCTCACCACGATCCCGGTGGGCCTGGGCGGGTCGCACTGGTGGCTGCTCTGCCTCGCGCTGATCCCGACCGGTGCGCTCTGCGCACCCACCATCGCCTCCACCGCGGACGCGGTGAGCCGGCTGGTCCCGGCCGGCGTCCGGGGCATGGCCATGGGTCTGCACGGTTCCGCCGTCACCGTCGGCATCGCCCTGGGCGCGCCGCTCGCCGGCGCGGTGATCGACGCGTCCGCGCCGGCCTGGGGCTTCGCGGTGACCGGCGCGATTGGCGTCCTGGTGGCCCTGGCGGTCCTGCCGGTCGAGCTGCGCCACCGCCGCGCCCGGTCCGCGGCGACCTCCGAACCCGACCTGGCGTCCGTCACCCCCTGA
- a CDS encoding alpha/beta hydrolase encodes MQRIVSRLVALALVTASAACAEATPAPEPTGLGVGVGCPALAGSGRQVVFGDEIQAELGGVLLGSGPTGVVLAHMAAGDVCQWLPYGRELADRGYRVLAFDFAGSEGSRAHGVSLAQQVTAAADALRADGASRVVLAGGSMGGSAVLAAAPTLDPTPVAVVALSPPAGYGDADALAAVPKITSPVFYGVGELETSFAESTRRLYDATPPTTVRQLVLAPTAAHGVNLVVPEAGGDVDLRDRLAQFLTTHAPPS; translated from the coding sequence GTGCAGCGCATCGTGTCCCGCCTGGTCGCACTCGCCCTGGTCACGGCGTCGGCCGCCTGCGCCGAGGCCACACCGGCACCCGAGCCGACCGGGCTCGGCGTCGGCGTCGGCTGTCCCGCGTTGGCCGGCAGCGGCAGACAGGTGGTGTTCGGCGACGAGATCCAGGCCGAGCTGGGCGGTGTCCTCCTCGGCTCCGGCCCCACCGGCGTGGTGCTGGCGCACATGGCCGCGGGTGACGTGTGCCAGTGGCTGCCGTACGGGCGGGAGTTGGCCGACCGGGGCTACCGGGTGCTCGCCTTCGACTTCGCCGGTTCCGAGGGCTCGCGGGCGCACGGGGTGTCGCTGGCCCAGCAGGTCACCGCGGCAGCCGACGCGCTGCGGGCGGACGGTGCCAGCCGGGTCGTGTTGGCGGGCGGGTCGATGGGCGGCAGCGCGGTGCTGGCCGCCGCGCCGACCCTCGACCCCACGCCGGTCGCCGTCGTCGCGCTCTCCCCGCCCGCCGGCTACGGCGACGCCGACGCCCTCGCGGCCGTCCCGAAGATCACCTCGCCGGTCTTCTACGGGGTCGGGGAGTTGGAGACGAGCTTCGCGGAGTCGACCCGACGGCTCTACGACGCCACTCCGCCCACCACCGTCCGGCAACTCGTGCTGGCGCCCACCGCCGCGCACGGGGTGAACCTGGTCGTCCCGGAGGCGGGCGGCGACGTCGACCTACGCGACCGCCTGGCCCAGTTCCTCACCACCCACGCCCCACCTTCCTGA
- the ctaD gene encoding cytochrome c oxidase subunit I produces the protein MTTVAPKPVVTRPWPVREPVKGSAIARLLRTTDAKQIGIMYMVTAFAFFMIGGLMALIMRAELARPGLQFLSPEQYNQLFTMHGTIMLLFFATPIVFAFANYVVPLQIGAPDVSFPRLNAFAYWLYLFGGTLAVAGFVSPGGAADFGWTAYTPLSTAEHSPGVGANMWVVGLAISGLGTILGAVNLITTILTLRAPGMTMFRMPIFTWNMLVTSLLAILVFPLLAAALFALAADRIIGAHVYDPATGGPMLWQHLFWFFGHPEVYIVALPFFGIITEIIPVFSRKPIFGYKGLVAATVAIAALSMSVWAHHMFATGQVLLPFFSFLSYLIAVPTGMKFFNWIGTMWRGQITFETPMLFAIGFLVTFLFGGLTGVLLASPPIDFHLHDSYFVVAHFHYVLFGTIVFAVFAGIYFWFPKMTGRMLDERLGKVHFWLTMIGFHTTFLVQHWLGAEGMPRRYADYQADDGFTTLNMVSTIGAFITGISTLPFIWNCWKSYKTGPVVEVDDPWGHGNSLEWATSCPPPLRNFDRMPRIRSERPAFDLKFPELAAGHSVAGPPEGGAKPLSSEVNGGASYQEDTAGNRDQR, from the coding sequence GTGACCACCGTCGCACCCAAGCCGGTCGTGACCCGGCCCTGGCCGGTCCGCGAGCCGGTCAAGGGGTCGGCCATCGCGCGGCTGCTGCGCACCACGGACGCGAAGCAGATCGGGATCATGTACATGGTCACCGCGTTCGCGTTCTTCATGATCGGTGGCCTGATGGCCCTGATCATGCGTGCCGAGTTGGCGCGGCCGGGGCTGCAGTTCCTGTCGCCCGAGCAGTACAACCAGCTCTTCACCATGCACGGCACGATCATGCTGCTGTTCTTCGCGACGCCCATCGTGTTCGCCTTCGCGAACTACGTGGTGCCGCTCCAGATCGGCGCGCCCGACGTGTCGTTCCCCCGGCTCAACGCGTTCGCCTACTGGCTCTACCTCTTCGGTGGCACGCTGGCCGTGGCCGGCTTCGTCAGCCCCGGTGGCGCGGCCGACTTCGGTTGGACGGCCTACACGCCGCTGAGCACCGCCGAGCACTCGCCCGGCGTCGGCGCCAACATGTGGGTGGTCGGCCTGGCCATCTCCGGTCTGGGCACCATCCTCGGCGCGGTCAACCTGATCACCACGATCCTGACCCTGCGCGCCCCCGGCATGACCATGTTCCGGATGCCGATCTTCACCTGGAACATGCTCGTCACCAGCCTGCTGGCGATCCTGGTCTTCCCGCTGCTGGCCGCCGCGCTGTTCGCGCTCGCCGCGGACCGGATCATCGGCGCGCACGTGTACGACCCGGCCACCGGTGGGCCGATGCTGTGGCAGCACCTGTTCTGGTTCTTCGGGCACCCCGAGGTCTACATCGTCGCGCTGCCGTTCTTCGGCATCATCACCGAGATCATCCCGGTCTTCTCCCGCAAGCCGATCTTCGGCTACAAGGGCCTGGTCGCCGCCACCGTCGCCATCGCCGCGCTGTCGATGAGCGTCTGGGCGCACCACATGTTCGCCACCGGCCAGGTGCTGCTGCCGTTCTTCAGCTTCCTGAGCTACCTGATCGCCGTGCCCACCGGCATGAAGTTCTTCAACTGGATCGGCACCATGTGGCGGGGCCAGATCACCTTCGAGACGCCGATGCTGTTCGCCATCGGCTTCCTGGTGACCTTCCTCTTCGGTGGCCTGACCGGGGTGCTGCTGGCCAGCCCGCCGATCGACTTCCACCTGCACGACTCCTACTTCGTGGTGGCGCACTTCCACTACGTGCTGTTCGGCACCATCGTGTTCGCCGTCTTCGCCGGCATCTACTTCTGGTTCCCGAAGATGACCGGCCGGATGCTCGACGAGCGGCTCGGCAAGGTCCACTTCTGGCTGACCATGATCGGCTTCCACACCACGTTCCTGGTGCAGCACTGGCTCGGCGCCGAGGGCATGCCCCGCCGCTACGCCGACTACCAGGCCGACGACGGCTTCACCACGCTGAACATGGTCTCCACCATCGGCGCGTTCATCACCGGCATCTCGACCCTGCCGTTCATCTGGAACTGCTGGAAGTCGTACAAGACCGGCCCGGTGGTCGAGGTCGACGACCCCTGGGGCCACGGCAACTCGCTCGAGTGGGCCACGAGCTGCCCGCCGCCGCTGCGCAACTTCGACCGGATGCCGCGGATCCGCTCCGAGCGGCCGGCCTTCGACCTGAAGTTCCCCGAGCTGGCCGCCGGGCACAGCGTGGCCGGCCCGCCCGAGGGTGGTGCCAAGCCGCTGAGCAGCGAGGTCAATGGTGGCGCCAGCTACCAGGAGGACACCGCGGGCAACCGCGACCAGCGCTGA
- a CDS encoding FAD-dependent monooxygenase encodes MGGSPLRILVVGAGIAGLAVARALRLAGFRPDVTERLPPTERVDTGLYLPGNAARAMRRLDLDGPLRPLGQVIHRQRFLDADGAPLCEVDLDALWAGVGECRALPRAELHRVLLTGAGGAVRHGAEVSTVEPLPGGVAVGFTDGTGGEYDLVVGADGPRSTVRALAALGGPPRPAGQVIYRAVVCGGPPVADWTALLGQRAGFLTVPLGAGRLYCYADEAGATVPADPRARMHELFDGYGGPVPEVLAALETVHAERTEEVELGRWFHGRVLLVGDAAHATAPTLSQGAAMALEDAVVLAESLKAAGSVEAALIAYESRRRPRTRWVRDRTRDRNRTRDVPPALRDPLLRGRGGRIFGEHYRLLTGPL; translated from the coding sequence ATGGGTGGTTCTCCCCTGCGCATCCTCGTCGTCGGCGCCGGCATCGCGGGCCTCGCCGTGGCCCGGGCGCTGCGCCTGGCGGGGTTCCGACCGGACGTCACCGAGCGGCTGCCCCCCACCGAACGCGTCGACACCGGTCTCTACCTTCCCGGCAACGCGGCCCGCGCGATGCGCCGGCTCGACCTGGACGGTCCGCTGCGACCGCTCGGGCAGGTGATCCACCGGCAGCGCTTCCTCGACGCCGACGGGGCGCCGCTGTGCGAGGTGGACCTCGACGCGCTCTGGGCCGGGGTGGGCGAATGCCGGGCCCTGCCCCGCGCCGAACTGCACCGGGTGCTGCTCACCGGCGCCGGCGGGGCCGTCCGGCACGGCGCCGAGGTGAGCACCGTCGAACCGCTGCCCGGCGGCGTCGCGGTCGGCTTCACCGACGGCACCGGCGGGGAGTACGACCTGGTCGTCGGCGCCGACGGGCCGCGCTCCACGGTGCGCGCCCTGGCCGCCCTCGGCGGGCCACCCCGTCCCGCCGGGCAGGTGATCTACCGCGCCGTGGTATGCGGCGGCCCACCGGTCGCCGACTGGACCGCGCTGCTCGGCCAGCGGGCCGGCTTCCTGACGGTGCCGCTCGGCGCCGGCCGGCTCTACTGCTATGCCGACGAGGCCGGCGCCACGGTGCCGGCAGACCCGCGGGCCCGGATGCACGAGCTGTTCGACGGCTACGGCGGGCCGGTGCCCGAGGTGCTCGCCGCGCTGGAGACGGTGCACGCGGAGCGCACCGAGGAGGTCGAGCTGGGGCGCTGGTTCCATGGACGGGTGCTGCTCGTCGGTGACGCCGCTCACGCCACCGCGCCTACCCTCTCGCAGGGGGCGGCGATGGCGTTGGAGGACGCCGTCGTGCTCGCCGAGTCGCTCAAGGCGGCCGGCAGCGTCGAGGCCGCGCTGATCGCGTACGAGAGTCGCCGTCGGCCGCGTACCCGCTGGGTGCGGGACCGGACCCGGGACCGCAACCGCACCCGCGACGTGCCGCCGGCGCTGCGCGACCCGTTGCTGCGCGGACGCGGCGGGCGGATCTTCGGGGAGCACTACCGGCTCCTCACCGGCCCGCTGTAA
- a CDS encoding cellulose binding domain-containing protein, which yields MQRPLRALAAAGLLVAGTVVAVALGGSASADTQICEQYGSTTVGGRYVVQNNRWGTSAQQCINVTSSGFSITRADGSAPTNGAPVSYPSIFFGCHYTNCSPGTNLPAQVKNISSAPSSISFNYVGGATYDAAYDIWLDPSPKKDGVNQMEIMIWLNRQGSIQPIGSPVGNTNIAGRNWEVWRGSNGSNNVISYVSSSAVSSYSFDAMAFINDTRNRGAITNDWYLTSVQAGFEPWQGGVGLAVTSFSQSVNLGGNNPPPTNGPTTPPPSGNAACTVTYKANTWNSGFTADVTVKNTGNSTINGWTMNYNLPSGQTITSSWNATVTQSGSAVTARNLNYNGTLSPGASTSFGYQGNLNGSYSSPSSFTLNGTTCARG from the coding sequence ATGCAGCGTCCACTCAGGGCCCTCGCCGCGGCCGGTCTTCTGGTCGCCGGCACCGTCGTCGCCGTCGCCCTCGGCGGCAGCGCCTCCGCCGACACCCAGATCTGCGAGCAGTACGGCTCGACCACGGTCGGCGGCCGGTACGTGGTCCAGAACAACCGCTGGGGCACCAGCGCCCAGCAGTGCATCAACGTCACCTCGTCCGGCTTCTCCATCACCCGGGCGGACGGCTCCGCGCCGACCAACGGAGCGCCGGTCTCCTACCCGTCGATCTTCTTCGGCTGCCACTACACCAACTGCTCCCCCGGCACGAACCTGCCGGCCCAGGTCAAGAACATCAGCAGCGCGCCGAGCAGCATCAGCTTCAACTACGTCGGCGGCGCGACCTACGACGCCGCGTACGACATCTGGCTCGACCCGTCGCCCAAGAAGGACGGCGTGAACCAGATGGAGATCATGATCTGGCTCAACCGGCAGGGCTCGATCCAGCCCATCGGCTCCCCCGTCGGCAACACCAACATCGCCGGCCGGAACTGGGAGGTCTGGCGGGGCAGCAACGGCTCCAACAACGTCATCTCGTACGTGTCGTCGTCCGCCGTCTCCAGCTACAGCTTCGACGCGATGGCGTTCATCAACGACACCCGCAACCGGGGCGCGATCACCAACGACTGGTACCTGACCAGCGTCCAGGCCGGCTTCGAGCCGTGGCAGGGCGGCGTCGGGCTGGCGGTCACCTCGTTCTCGCAGAGCGTCAACCTCGGTGGCAACAACCCGCCGCCCACCAACGGGCCGACCACGCCGCCGCCGTCGGGCAACGCCGCCTGCACCGTGACCTACAAGGCCAACACGTGGAACAGCGGCTTCACCGCCGACGTGACGGTCAAGAACACCGGCAACAGCACCATCAACGGCTGGACGATGAATTACAACCTGCCCTCCGGGCAGACGATCACCAGCTCGTGGAACGCCACCGTGACGCAGAGCGGCTCGGCGGTGACCGCGCGGAACCTCAACTACAACGGCACGCTGTCCCCCGGCGCGTCGACCAGCTTCGGCTACCAGGGGAACCTGAACGGCAGCTACTCGTCGCCGAGCAGCTTCACCCTCAACGGCACCACCTGCGCCCGGGGCTGA
- a CDS encoding aldo/keto reductase translates to MDLDQPTLPLPGDVRIPLLGFGTWRATGEDGYQAVLAALDAGYRHLDTATMYGNEKEVGRAVAESGLRREDLFITTKLPPDRVGRERETIESSLAALGVEYVDLWLVHWPPSAPGDSIPLWREMLAARDENLARAVGVSNYSIAQLDELIQATEETPAVNQIRWSPSQYDRGTHVAHRDRGVTLEGYSPLATSDLSDPVLVRIAQAHDVSPAQVVLRWHIDHEIVVIPKSVTPERIRANADVFGFSLTAEEMRDIDALAG, encoded by the coding sequence ATGGACCTCGACCAACCCACCCTCCCGCTCCCGGGCGACGTCCGGATCCCGCTGCTCGGTTTCGGCACCTGGCGGGCCACCGGCGAGGACGGTTACCAGGCCGTGCTCGCCGCGCTGGACGCCGGTTACCGGCACCTGGACACCGCCACGATGTACGGCAACGAGAAGGAGGTCGGGCGCGCGGTCGCGGAGAGCGGGCTGCGCCGGGAGGACCTCTTCATCACCACGAAGCTGCCGCCGGACCGGGTGGGCCGGGAGCGGGAGACCATCGAGTCGAGCCTCGCCGCGCTGGGTGTCGAGTATGTCGACCTGTGGCTGGTGCACTGGCCGCCGTCGGCGCCGGGGGACAGCATCCCGCTGTGGCGGGAGATGCTCGCCGCCCGCGACGAGAACCTGGCCCGCGCCGTCGGGGTGAGCAACTACTCGATCGCGCAGCTCGACGAGCTGATCCAGGCCACCGAGGAGACGCCCGCGGTCAACCAGATCCGCTGGAGCCCGTCGCAGTACGACAGGGGGACGCACGTCGCCCACCGGGACCGGGGGGTGACGCTTGAGGGCTACAGCCCGCTCGCGACGAGCGACCTGTCCGACCCGGTGCTGGTGCGCATCGCCCAGGCGCACGACGTCTCGCCGGCCCAGGTGGTGCTGCGCTGGCACATCGACCACGAGATCGTGGTCATCCCGAAGTCGGTCACGCCGGAGCGGATCCGGGCCAACGCCGACGTGTTCGGGTTCTCGCTGACCGCCGAGGAGATGCGCGACATCGACGCCCTCGCCGGCTGA
- a CDS encoding DNA polymerase ligase N-terminal domain-containing protein has product MADRLADYRRKRDAARTPEPVPERAPARKRAARRAPRFVIQQHHARSLHWDLRLEHDGVLASWAVPRGLPRDPGRNHLAVHTEDHPMEYLTFHGEIPAGEYGGGRMTVHDTGTYRAEKWRDDEVVVVLDGRRTKGRYVLFATGGRGRDWMVRRTDPAPAGWTPMPELVRPMRPAEGRRLPRDADAWGYEPRWAGVRAMAYVSGGRLRLLDGDDAEITGAYPWLRAMAEELAPTEVVLDGVLVRIDPAGRVKPPSKRDGQFLAVDLLWLEGVTSLDVPYAQRRELLDSLALAGPHWQTPPWFPGVGADALRAAREQKLPGVVAKRLDSPYEPGRRSRHWLSIDAS; this is encoded by the coding sequence ATGGCGGACCGGCTGGCGGACTACCGGCGCAAGCGGGACGCCGCGCGTACCCCGGAACCGGTGCCCGAACGGGCCCCGGCCCGGAAGCGGGCCGCGCGGCGCGCCCCCCGCTTCGTCATCCAGCAGCACCACGCCCGCAGCCTGCACTGGGACCTGCGGCTGGAGCACGACGGCGTGCTGGCCTCCTGGGCGGTGCCGCGCGGCCTGCCCCGCGACCCGGGCCGTAACCACCTCGCCGTCCACACCGAGGACCACCCGATGGAATACCTGACGTTCCACGGCGAGATCCCCGCCGGGGAGTACGGCGGCGGGCGGATGACGGTGCACGACACCGGCACCTACCGCGCGGAGAAGTGGCGTGACGACGAGGTGGTCGTGGTGCTGGACGGGCGGCGCACGAAGGGCCGGTACGTCCTGTTCGCCACCGGCGGCCGGGGCCGGGACTGGATGGTCCGGCGCACCGACCCGGCGCCGGCGGGCTGGACACCGATGCCCGAGCTGGTCCGCCCGATGCGACCCGCCGAGGGCCGGCGGCTGCCGCGCGACGCCGACGCCTGGGGGTACGAGCCGCGCTGGGCGGGCGTGCGGGCGATGGCGTACGTCTCCGGCGGCCGACTGCGGCTGCTCGACGGCGACGACGCGGAGATCACCGGGGCGTACCCCTGGTTGCGGGCCATGGCCGAGGAGCTGGCGCCCACCGAGGTGGTGCTCGACGGCGTGCTGGTGCGCATCGACCCGGCCGGGCGGGTCAAGCCGCCCAGCAAGCGGGACGGCCAGTTCCTCGCCGTCGACCTGCTCTGGCTGGAGGGCGTGACCAGCCTGGACGTGCCGTACGCGCAGCGCCGCGAGCTGCTCGACTCGCTGGCGCTCGCCGGCCCGCACTGGCAGACTCCGCCGTGGTTCCCGGGAGTCGGCGCGGACGCCCTGCGGGCCGCCCGTGAGCAGAAGCTCCCGGGAGTGGTGGCGAAGCGCCTCGACTCCCCCTACGAGCCGGGCCGGCGCAGCCGGCACTGGCTGAGCATCGACGCGAGCTGA
- a CDS encoding threonine synthase, which translates to MHLTHLECPRCGLEHPADKLQNLCGCGSPLLARYDLATVAATVAPEQFGLRPADLWRYRELLPVADPRFVTTLGEGWTPLWHAPAYGHEIGVDELIVKDEGLMPTGSFKARGAAVGVSRARELGVERIAMPTNGNAGAAWATYAARAGIGATIAMPLAAPTICRQECVAAGADLRLVDGLINDAGREIAGLIAGSNGRIFDAGTLREPYRLEGKKTMGYEIVEQLGWQVPDVIIYPTGGGVGLIGIHKALHELRELGWVSDRLPRLVAVQSTGCAPIVRAFAAGEARATPWADAKTVAFGITVPAPLGDELVLSALRDSAGTAIAVDDAEILTDLRDFAAREGLLLCPEGAACLTAARHLRAGGWIRPGERVVVLNTGAGCKEGPLLNTFGRGGAPS; encoded by the coding sequence GTGCACCTGACGCACCTGGAGTGCCCGCGCTGCGGCCTGGAACACCCCGCCGACAAGTTGCAGAACCTGTGCGGGTGCGGCTCCCCGCTGCTGGCCCGCTACGACCTGGCCACGGTCGCCGCCACGGTGGCCCCGGAGCAGTTCGGGCTCCGCCCGGCCGACCTGTGGCGCTACCGGGAGCTGCTGCCGGTGGCGGATCCCCGGTTCGTCACCACGCTCGGCGAGGGCTGGACGCCGCTGTGGCACGCCCCGGCGTACGGCCACGAGATCGGGGTCGACGAGCTGATCGTCAAGGACGAGGGGCTGATGCCGACCGGGTCGTTCAAGGCCCGGGGCGCGGCGGTCGGCGTGAGCCGGGCCCGGGAGCTGGGCGTCGAGCGGATCGCCATGCCGACCAACGGCAACGCCGGGGCGGCCTGGGCGACGTACGCGGCCCGGGCCGGCATCGGCGCGACCATCGCCATGCCGTTGGCCGCGCCCACCATCTGCCGGCAGGAGTGCGTCGCCGCCGGGGCCGACCTGCGGCTGGTCGACGGCCTGATCAACGACGCCGGCCGGGAGATCGCCGGGCTGATCGCCGGGTCGAACGGACGGATCTTCGACGCCGGCACACTACGCGAGCCGTACCGGCTCGAAGGCAAGAAGACCATGGGGTACGAGATCGTCGAGCAGCTCGGCTGGCAGGTGCCCGACGTCATCATCTATCCGACCGGTGGCGGTGTCGGGCTGATCGGCATCCACAAGGCGCTGCACGAGCTGCGCGAGCTGGGTTGGGTCTCCGACCGGCTGCCCCGGCTGGTGGCGGTGCAGTCCACCGGCTGCGCGCCGATCGTGCGCGCGTTCGCGGCCGGCGAGGCGCGGGCCACCCCGTGGGCGGACGCGAAGACCGTCGCGTTCGGCATCACCGTGCCCGCTCCGCTCGGCGACGAGCTGGTCCTGAGCGCGCTCCGGGACAGCGCCGGCACCGCGATCGCGGTGGACGACGCGGAGATCCTCACCGACCTGCGCGACTTCGCCGCCCGGGAGGGGCTGCTGCTGTGTCCGGAGGGCGCGGCCTGCCTGACCGCCGCCCGGCACCTGCGCGCCGGCGGCTGGATCCGCCCCGGCGAGCGCGTCGTCGTCCTCAACACCGGCGCCGGGTGTAAGGAGGGGCCCCTTCTTAACACTTTCGGTAGAGGAGGGGCCCCTTCTTAA
- a CDS encoding cupin domain-containing protein codes for MEHFTIATVAEKSPDFRRVLWTGEHTQLVIMTIPPGGEIGEEVHEGIDQILTFVSGTGEARVAGEKQEVVAGDLVVVPSGTKHNFVNTGPNPLVLYTVYGPPEHADGAVHRTKEEADAAEEAGKDEPPTS; via the coding sequence ATGGAGCATTTCACGATCGCGACCGTCGCCGAGAAGAGTCCCGACTTCCGCCGCGTGCTCTGGACCGGGGAGCACACGCAGCTGGTCATCATGACCATCCCGCCGGGCGGCGAGATCGGCGAGGAGGTGCACGAGGGCATCGACCAGATCCTCACCTTCGTCAGCGGCACCGGCGAGGCGCGGGTGGCCGGGGAGAAGCAGGAGGTCGTCGCCGGCGACCTGGTGGTCGTGCCGTCCGGCACGAAGCACAACTTCGTCAACACCGGGCCGAACCCGCTGGTGCTCTACACCGTGTACGGGCCGCCGGAGCACGCCGACGGCGCGGTGCACCGGACGAAGGAGGAGGCGGACGCCGCCGAGGAAGCGGGCAAGGACGAGCCGCCGACGTCCTGA
- a CDS encoding septum formation initiator, with amino-acid sequence MDRRTLLAVTGWLATTVAATLVGLAAVDLVGAGITGTAGGVRTERDVARALAVPDPGVPSPTGANPAATTAGPRSGAPAATGARRDFVTPGGSVLAECVPGGVRVVTWSPAPGYRTKDAEAGPDDHVEVRFVGGGQEYELRLRCRGQVPTRDSDD; translated from the coding sequence ATGGACCGCCGTACCCTCCTCGCCGTCACGGGCTGGTTGGCCACCACCGTCGCCGCCACGCTCGTCGGGTTGGCCGCCGTCGACCTGGTGGGCGCGGGCATCACCGGTACGGCCGGTGGGGTACGCACCGAGCGGGACGTGGCGCGGGCGCTCGCCGTACCCGATCCGGGTGTGCCGAGCCCGACCGGTGCGAACCCGGCGGCGACGACGGCCGGCCCGCGGTCGGGCGCGCCGGCCGCGACCGGCGCGCGGCGGGACTTCGTGACGCCCGGCGGCAGTGTGCTCGCCGAGTGCGTGCCCGGCGGGGTCCGCGTGGTGACCTGGTCCCCGGCGCCCGGATATCGGACGAAGGACGCCGAGGCGGGGCCGGACGATCACGTCGAGGTGCGCTTCGTGGGCGGCGGTCAGGAGTACGAGCTTCGGCTGCGGTGCCGCGGCCAGGTGCCGACCCGAGACTCGGACGACTGA